From one Magnolia sinica isolate HGM2019 chromosome 18, MsV1, whole genome shotgun sequence genomic stretch:
- the LOC131232410 gene encoding uncharacterized protein LOC131232410 — MKKAKELIKGFKYYIVTRIPRTENAKADLLAKLASTDEDDIPRSVPVEYVAKPSIDEPVSSIVQMIDSEPSWIDPIVRYLNKGELPEDRAEARRLKIRASRYTILNRTLYKKGYYTPLLRCLNPSKADYVLRKIYEGICENYSGGQSLAHKFGIPQTIVTDNGKQFDNNSFREMCGNLGIRNVYSSHHHPQTNEQVEAINKIIKHHLRTKFDRPKRAWIEELLKILWAYRPTAQTATGETPFSLTYGSEAVTPVEIGLPSAQVSFFNEEDNEQLLALGLDLVDE, encoded by the exons ATGAAGAAAGCCAAAGAACTGATCAAAGGCTTTAAATATTATATTGTTACTCGGATCCCTCGGACAGAGAATGCCAAAGCCGACCTATTAGCAAAACTCGCCTCCACCGatgaagacgatatacccaggtctgTTCCGGTCGAGTACGTCGCTAAGCCAAGTATCGATGAACCAGTTAGCTCGATCGTACAAATGATCGACTCGGAACCTTCTTGGATTGATCCGATCGTCCGATATCTCAATAAGGGTGAGTTACCTGAAGACCGCGCCGAGGCCCGACGAttaaagatccgagcctcccgttataccatactCAACAGGACGTTATACAAGAAAGGTTATTATACTCCACTGCTACGATGTCTAAACCCCAGCAAAGCGGACTATGTACTACGGAAAATCTACGAAGGGATCTGCGAAAACTATTCAGGAGGACAGTCACTCGCACATAAG TTTGGAATACCCCAAACCATTGTTACCGACAATggaaagcagttcgacaataaTAGCTTTCGTGAAATGTGTGGCAACCTCGGGATCAGAAACGTGTACTCATCGCACCACCATCCTCAGACGAACGAGCAGGTTGAGGcaatcaacaagatcatcaaacaccACCTCCGGACCAAGTTCGACCGACCCAAGCGAGCGTGGATTGAAGAACTCCTGAAAATATTGTGGGCATATCGACCTACGGCACAAACTGCTACGGgcgaaactcctttctcccttacttatggctcggaagccgtcactccggtCGAGATCGGGTTGCCTTCAGCCCAAGTCAGTTTTTTTAACGAAGAAGATAATGAACAACTCCTAGCACTCGGACTCGATCTTGTGGACGAATAA